In one window of Heptranchias perlo isolate sHepPer1 chromosome 4, sHepPer1.hap1, whole genome shotgun sequence DNA:
- the hint1 gene encoding histidine triad nucleotide-binding protein 1: MAAETVRAQTAQAGGDTIFGKIIRKEIPCELLYEDDKCIAFNDIEPQAPTHFLVVPKKPIAQLSKAEDSDAALLGHLMIVGKKCAVKLGLTNGYRLILNEGRDGGQSVYHVHLHICGGRQMHWPPG; this comes from the exons ATGGCTGCGGAGACTGTCAGGGCGCAAACTGCTCAAGCGGGCGGCGACACCATTTTTGGTAAAATCATTCGCAAAGAAATCCCCTGCGAACTGCTGTACGAAGACGATAAG TGTATCGCTTTTAATGATATTGAACCACAAGCTCCAACACACTTCCTAGTGGTTCCCAAGAAGCCTATTGCCCAATTGTCTAAAGCAGAAGATTCAGATGCAGCG CTTCTGGGACACCTGATGATTGTTGGTAAAAAATGTGCAGTGAAGTTGGGCTTAACAAATGGCTACCGACTCATTCTGAATGAAGGCCGGGACGGTGGACAGTCTGTCTACCATGTTCACCTCCACATCTGTGGTGGGCGTCAAATGCATTGGCCACCAGGTTAA